The Sphingomonas sp. OV641 genomic interval AGCACCACCCAATACAACGACCGCGACCGCTCGGGACCCTTGCGGTGGCGGGCTGCCATCCAAGCCAGCACGACGCCGAAGACCGCGATCGATGTTCCGAGCCAGCGATGCGTCATCAGGATAGGGTTGCGGTCGGTCAGGTAGAACCCGCCTGCGAACCAGCCCAGGAACGCCGCTGCGATCGCTCCCAGCGCGCCGACCACCAGCATTATGTGTGCGACATGCTGATAGTCCCGGTTGCGGCGCCATAACCCGAACAGCTCTAACCCGAACGCGCCGATGAACATGGCGATGGGAAAATGAATGACCATGGTGTGCAGCCGGCCCAGCCAGCTCACAAGCCGTTCGCCGAAACTCTTGTTCTTGTTGGCGGTCTCCTCGTGCATGCCGCCCATGTCCATGTCGTCGCCGGCGATGTCGCGGCCACCCATGTTCATGTCCACAGTCGACATAGAGCCCATGCCCATGTGGCCGTCGCCAGCGTCCGCCCCATCTGCTTTCTGCGTCTCGGCTGCGCTGTTAGCGACCGGCCCGGGACCCGCCCCGAGCGCATTGTGATCTTCGTGCGCCGATGCCGACGTGCTGACTGATATTGCAACCGCAAGAAGTATAGCGAAGGTCCCGCCTCGTTTGCCGCCCATCACCTGACCCCTTGATCCGT includes:
- a CDS encoding DUF2231 domain-containing protein, which translates into the protein MSTVDMNMGGRDIAGDDMDMGGMHEETANKNKSFGERLVSWLGRLHTMVIHFPIAMFIGAFGLELFGLWRRNRDYQHVAHIMLVVGALGAIAAAFLGWFAGGFYLTDRNPILMTHRWLGTSIAVFGVVLAWMAARHRKGPERSRSLYWVVL